The Huiozyma naganishii CBS 8797 chromosome 1, complete genome genome window below encodes:
- the HOM2 gene encoding aspartate-semialdehyde dehydrogenase (similar to Saccharomyces cerevisiae HOM2 (YDR158W); ancestral locus Anc_8.338), which produces MTQRKIAGVLGATGSVGQRFILLLSNHPTFELKVLGASSRSAGKKYVDATNWKQTDLMPVSAENIIVSECSAEAFKDCDIVFSGLDADYAGPIEKEFREAGLAVVSNAKNYRREPEVPLVVPIVNPEHLEIVETAVSKAKAEGKAKPGFIVCISNCSTAGLVAPLKPLVDKFGPIDMLTTTTLQAISGAGFSPGVPGIDILDNVIPYIGGEEDKMEWETKKILGPLAEDKSHVQLLTPDEIKVSAQCNRVAVSDGHTECISLRFKNRPAPSVEDVKQTLRDYVCDAYKLGCHSAPKQTIHVLDQNDRPQPRLDRNRDAGYGVSVGRIREDPVLDFKMVVLSHNTIIGAAGSGVLIAEILAAKNII; this is translated from the coding sequence ATGACTCAGAGAAAGATCGCTGGTGTTCTAGGTGCAACCGGTTCTGTCGGTCAACGGTTCATCCTGTTGCTGTCGAATCACCCAACTTTTGAGTTGAAAGTGCTGGGGGCCTCTTCACGATCTGCAGGGAAGAAGTACGTCGATGCTACCAACTGGAAACAGACGGATTTGATGCCCGTGTCCGCTGAAAACATCATCGTCAGCGAGTGTTCCGCAGAGGCTTTCAAGGACTGTGACATCGTCTTCTCAGGGTTGGACGCGGATTACGCTGGGCCCATAGAGAAAGAGTTCAGAGAGGCCGGGCTTGCTGTCGTTTCTAACGCTAAGAACTACAGAAGGGAACCCGAGGTGCCACTAGTTGTGCCCATCGTCAACCCTGAACATTTGGAGATCGTGGAGACCGCCGTCAGCAAAGCCAAAGCGGAGGGTAAGGCGAAACCCGGGTTCATTGTGTGCatttcaaactgttccacTGCAGGGCTTGTTGCCCCATTGAAACCATTGGTTGACAAGTTCGGGCCCATCGACATGTTGACTACAACTACGTTGCAAGCCATCTCAGGTGCAGGGTTCTCCCCTGGTGTCCCCGGGATTGACATCTTGGACAACGTCATCCCATACATCGGTGGTGAGGAGGACAAGATGGAGTGGGAGACCAAGAAGATCTTGGGCCCACTCGCAGAGGACAAGTCTCACGTCCAACTGTTGACCCCAGACGAGATCAAAGTATCCGCACAGTGTAACAGAGTCGCTGTTTCTGACGGGCACACCGAGTGCATCTCGCTGAGGTTCAAGAACAGACCAGCCCCATCCGTCGAAGACGTCAAACAGACGCTGAGAGACTACGTCTGTGACGCCTACAAATTGGGCTGCCACTCTGCTCCAAAGCAGACCATCCACGTCTTGGACCAAAACGACAGACCTCAACCAAGACTGGACAGAAACAGAGACGCAGGGTACGGTGTTTCCGTTGGCAGAATCAGAGAGGACCCTGTGCTGGACTTCAAGATGGTCGTGCTCTCGCACAACACCATCATCGGTGCTGCCGGGTCCGGTGTCTTGATCGCTGAGATCTTGGCCGCCAAGAACATCATTTGA
- the RPA14 gene encoding DNA-directed RNA polymerase I subunit RPA14 (similar to Saccharomyces cerevisiae RPA14 (YDR156W); ancestral locus Anc_8.337): MFKGQRKVSNYPTTLNTPVSIHRVGKPKHVSKDEILSFLDTFITEKEAVVDTSVGNAGVAATAGSDGAPGSVASLTGLITVDTNLTSAVSQLRRIQRDFKGLPPAALTITPPPTAENSIPRESATTVVGTKKTFSDED; the protein is encoded by the coding sequence ATGTTCAAAGGGCAGAGGAAAGTGTCGAACTACCCGACTACGCTGAACACGCCCGTTTCGATCCATAGGGTGGGTAAGCCCAAGCATGTATCCAAGGATGAGATACTGAGTTTCTTGGACACGTTCATCACAGAGAAGGAGGCCGTGGTGGATACATCTGTAGGAAATGCTGGTGTTGCTGCTACGGCAGGTTCCGATGGGGCCCCTGGGTCTGTGGCGTCCCTGACAGGTTTGATCACGGTGGACACTAACTTGACAAGTGCAGTCTCGCAACTGAGAAGAATCCAGAGAGACTTCAAGGGGCTGCCCCCAGCTGCATTGACCATCACACCACCACCTACAGCGGAGAACAGTATACCAAGGGAAAGCGCTACTACTGTCGTTGGAACCAAGAAAACGTTCTCCGATGAGGACTGA
- the CPR1 gene encoding peptidylprolyl isomerase CPR1 (similar to Saccharomyces cerevisiae CPR1 (YDR155C); ancestral locus Anc_8.336), with product MSKVFFDVEADGQPLGRVTFQLYNDVVPKTAENFRALCTGEKGFGFSGSPFHRVIPDFMLQGGDFTNGNGTGGKSIYGGKFPDENFTKKHERPGLLSMANAGPNTNGSQFFITTVPCPWLDGKHVVFGEVVDGYDVVKKVESLGSPSGATRARIVVAKSGEL from the coding sequence ATGTCCAAAGTCTTTTTCGATGTCGAGGCCGATGGCCAGCCATTAGGCAGAGTTACCTTCCAATTGTACAACGACGTGGTCCCAAAGACCGCAGAGAACTTCAGAGCTCTGTGCACCGGCGAGAAGGGGTTCGGTTTCTCCGGCTCCCCATTCCACAGAGTCATCCCAGACTTCATGTTGCAAGGTGGTGACTTCACCAACGGGAACGGTACCGGTGGTAAGTCCATTTACGGTGGCAAGTTCCCAGACGAGAACTTCACCAAGAAGCACGAGAGACCCGGTCTTTTGTCCATGGCCAACGCCGGTCCAAACACCAACGGCTCCCAGTTCTTCATCACCACCGTGCCATGCCCATGGTTGGACGGGAAGCACGTCGTCTTCGGCGAGGTCGTCGACGGCTACGACGTCGTCAAGAAGGTCGAGTCGCTAGGTTCCCCATCCGGCGCCACCAGAGCCAGAATCGTCGTTGCCAAGTCCGGTGAGTTGTAA
- the ENT5 gene encoding Ent5p (similar to Saccharomyces cerevisiae ENT5 (YDR153C); ancestral locus Anc_8.335), producing MDSLSKKIQNLGIHDIRNAARFAQNVIVQYEPYQVDIRRATNTDAWGPTPKHLSKVLRHRYQVPMYLMTEYILKRLVDHIATRPKNLYEKARKDYVNYGAEWRVVLKCLTVIEFLMLNVDEGDELNQIRSSLQTHKHILTREVAQYRVKFSNDGKMEVHERGIRKKGETIVQFMEDPHFLKRERNKNKQNASKIRHQTETSIYNANAMDSASLAATTGTNNGLGANGYDYVDDSDEFDDAGADVDASGVGASIGANVGHPQERKRTTLEEQRRQRREILRERIRSTEQQRKKQVSKDAHAQKQQEEIPDLLDMDFDAPAPTSPSLGGSTAQPTTDKSGTTQEDNDEEDDGFGDFQTDANPWSSSEPAVQPNTAGSPALDDLLGSGPSKSNGKPAANTTNSTGSAQNKDLFADLYTNSKSLI from the coding sequence ATGGATTCGTTGTCGAAGAAGATACAGAACCTGGGGATCCACGATATTAGGAACGCAGCCCGGTTTGCGCAGAATGTGATCGTGCAGTACGAGCCGTACCAGGTGGATATAAGGCGTGCGACGAACACGGACGCCTGGGGGCCCACACCGAAGCATCTCAGCAAAGTGCTTCGGCACAGGTATCAGGTGCCCATGTACCTGATGACGGAGTACATCTTGAAGAGGCTCGTGGACCACATTGCAACGCGGCCAAAGAACCTGTACGAGAAGGCCCGGAAGGACTACGTGAACTACGGCGCCGAGTGGCGCGTCGTGCTCAAGTGTCTCACGGTGATCGAATTCCTCATGTTGAATGTCGACGAGGGCGACGAGTTGAACCAGATACGCAGCAGTCTCCAGACACACAAGCATATACTCACGCGCGAAGTTGCGCAGTACCGCGTGAAGTTCTCCAACGACGGGAAAATGGAGGTCCACGAGCGCGGGATCAGGAAGAAGGGGGAGACTATAGTTCAGTTCATGGAGGACCCGCACTTCCTCAAGCGCGAGAGAAATAAGAACAAGCAGAACGCAAGCAAGATCCGGCACCAGACGGAAACGTCCATCTACAACGCGAACGCCATGGACTCAGCGTCCCTTGCCGCGACTACGGGCACGAACAACGGGCTCGGAGCAAACGGGTACGATTACGTCGACGATAGCGACGAGTTCGATGACGCGGGTGCAGATGTGGACGCCTCGGGCGTCGGGGCCAGTATCGGTGCAAATGTGGGCCATCCACAGGAGCGTAAGCGCACGACGCTCGAGGAACAACGCAGGCAGCGCAGAGAGATCCTCAGGGAGAGGATCAGGTCCACGGAGcaacagaggaagaaacaggtTAGTAAAGACGCGCATGCCCAGAAACAGCAAGAGGAGATTCCGGATTTACTGGACATGGATTTCGATGCTCCAGCTCCAACCTCGCCCAGTCTGGGGGGTAGTACAGCGCAACCTACAACGGACAAGTCGGGAACTACTCAGGAGGACAACGATGAAGAGGACGACGGGTTTGGTGATTTCCAAACGGACGCAAACCCATGGTCGTCGTCGGAACCCGCTGTTCAGCCAAACACTGCGGGCAGTCCCGCACTGGATGACCTTCTAGGGTCCGGACCTTCGAAATCGAACGGGAAACCCGCGGCAAATACAACGAACAGTACTGGCTCGGCGCAGAACAAGGACCTGTTTGCAGACCTATACACCAACTCCAAATCGTTAATATGA
- the GIR2 gene encoding Gir2p (similar to Saccharomyces cerevisiae GIR2 (YDR152W); ancestral locus Anc_8.334), which translates to MDYKEEQLQELEVLQSIYPDELHVVSDGYPGVKFEVGVPLELDADPLAKSLSKRHVVLIGFVFPEMYPDVPPLLSIEPQEFSLHGENSDDDDDDDDSEEEQEYDEHGNKMISKLEVLPDTISFDEYVPELQKKTEQQIEDDMLVGMQMCFALISSIKENCESWFLQKLTSLEELHEQQLAEKERQEQIKFTGTKVTKESFNEWRDSFRKEWKLDERDSNRRIAAHHGKMTGRQMFEQGVVGNADDVEDVAEALQDL; encoded by the coding sequence ATGGATTACAAAGAGGAGCAGTTGCAGGAACTGGAGGTGTTGCAGTCGATATACCCTGACGAACTGCATGTCGTGAGTGACGGATACCCTGGTGTGAAGTTCGAGGTTGGCGTGCCGCTCGAATTGGACGCGGACCCGCTCGCGAAGAGTCTCTCTAAAAGACACGTTGTGCTCATTGGGTTTGTGTTTCCCGAGATGTACCCGGATGTGCCGCCCCTCTTGTCCATCGAGCCACAGGAGTTCTCCCTGCATGGTGAGAAcagtgacgacgacgacgatgatgatgacagCGAAGAGGAGCAGGAGTACGACGAGCATGGGAACAAGATGATTTCCAAGCTGGAGGTTTTGCCTGACACGATCTCGTTCGACGAGTACGTCCCGGAActgcagaagaagacggaACAACAGATCGAGGACGACATGTTAGTGGGGATGCAGATGTGCTTCGCGCTGATCTCGTCGATAAAGGAGAACTGCGAGAGCTGGTTTCTACAGAAGTTGACCTCCTTGGAGGAGTTGCATGAACAGCAACTCGCGGAGAAGGAGAGACAGGAACAAATCAAGTTCACCGGTACGAAGGTCACGAAAGAGTCCTTCAACGAGTGGAGGGACAGTTTCAGGAAGGAGTGGAAGCTTGACGAGAGAGACTCTAACAGAAGGATCGCTGCACATCACGGCAAAATGACCGGGAGACAGATGTTCGAACAAGGTGTCGTCGGCAACGCGGACGACGTCGAGGACGTAGCTGAGGCATTACAGGATCTGTAG
- the CTH1 gene encoding putative mRNA-binding protein CTH1 (similar to Saccharomyces cerevisiae CTH1 (YDR151C) and TIS11 (YLR136C); ancestral locus Anc_8.333) translates to MFATTPGNHYTHASWVTSDTASSVFSHENDELDCISQIKDIEEYYLKTLLSDDNDDDGGVLLSKQLQQQQAIASHTRATTSVDPFQPRQAERLEVAINANFYPHNLMLPLTTENLQKLTLAPASAATTTTTVTTPQSPETVTKRKRHHSQGSSCAIHHHHPQQQQQQQQVNKQLYKTELCESFTTKGFCKYGNKCQFAHGLHELNFKTFTNNFRTKPCNNWQKLGYCPYGKRCRFKHGDNRDIQIYVKAGTYLASEGEAEAEGEPALREQTVHRPKNLNANVKRLQRITW, encoded by the coding sequence ATGTTCGCGACTACACCAGGGAATCACTACACGCACGCAAGCTGGGTGACGTCGGACACGGCGTCGTCAGTGTTCTCGCacgagaacgacgagcTGGACTGCATCTCGCAGATCAAAGACATCGAGGAGTACTACCTCAAGACGCTGCTCTCGGACGATaacgacgacgatggtGGGGTGCTGCTTTCGAAGCAGctgcagcaacagcaggcGATTGCGTCGCACACGCGCGCCACTACATCGGTAGACCCGTTCCAACCACGGCAGGCTGAAAGACTCGAGGTTGCTATAAACGCAAACTTCTACCCGCACAATTTGATGCTGCCGTTGACCACGGAAAACCTGCAGAAACTGACTCTAGCGCCAGCAAGCGCGgccacaacaacaacaacagtaaCAACGCCACAGTCTCCTGAAACAGTGACGAAGAGAAAGCGGCACCACTCGCAGGGATCGTCCTGTGCAATCCATCATCACCAcccacaacagcagcaacaacaacaacaggtaAACAAGCAACTGTACAAGACGGAACTCTGCGAGTCGTTCACAACGAAAGGTTTCTGTAAGTACGGCAACAAGTGCCAGTTCGCTCACGGACTGCACGAACTCAACTTCAAGACTTTCACCAACAACTTCAGAACGAAGCCGTGCAATAACTGGCAGAAACTAGGGTACTGCCCCTACGGTAAGAGATGCCGCTTCAAACACGGCGACAACAGAGATATACAGATATACGTCAAGGCGGGGACGTATCTGGCCAGTGAGGGTGAGGCTGAAGCGGAGGGCGAGCCGGCCCTGCGAGAACAAACGGTGCATAGACCGAAAAACTTGAACGCTAACGTTAAGAGGCTGCAACGGATAACGTGGTGA